A portion of the Cryptomeria japonica chromosome 5, Sugi_1.0, whole genome shotgun sequence genome contains these proteins:
- the LOC131073121 gene encoding uncharacterized protein LOC131073121 — protein MEPYSVRVEREVKKLAEENNKIWEIEAKLTRVGFELPCEQWKEVKEASREYDELYSDMASELVGARLGNDELIEKNQKLEEQLHKDKKEYCKHVHDMELDLLRARSEIKELAERNNKLEGELNKATKQYPQQLSNMETELLGARLENKELAKMNKKVEKMKDQYYKQIHDMGAKLLRARSKIKELAERNNKLRLENKELTKRNKKMEEMKKQYCKQIHNMDAELFRARSEIKELAERNNKLKEELHMADKSEQSNKQNLDQTKNMLQDWSTTLAAMKDECDQVCKQQEHAGEAPRLSKKRKYIVKVYQINDCVNCPICFQPWAQSGEHNVCSLSCGHFFGRSCITQWIKTSGARGSSKCPLCSNKATLKEIRSHFVSETYAGDEEI, from the exons ATGGAACCCTATTCGGTTAGAGTTGAAAGAGAAGTAAAGAAATTGGCTGAAGAGAACAACAAAATTTGGGAGATAGAAGCAAAACTAACGAGGGTAGGATTTGAACTACCATGTGAACAATGGAAAGAGGTCAAGGAGGCGTCAAGAGAATATGATGAGCTATATTCTGACATGGCATCTGAATTAGTTGGAGCTAGATTAGGAAATGATGAATTGATTGAAAAAAATCAGAAATTAGAGGAGCAGCTCCACAAGGATAAAAAGGAATATTGTAAGCACGTTCATGACATGGAACTTGATTTACTTAGAGCTAGATCTGAAATTAAGGAATTAGCTGAAAGAAACAACAAACTAGAGGGGGAGCTCAACAAGGCTACAAAGCAATATCCTCAGCAGCTTTCTAATATGGAAACTGAATTACTTGGAGCTAGATTGGAAAATAAAGAATTAGCTAAAATGAACAAAAAAGTAGAGAAGATGAAAGATCAATATTATAAGCAGATTCATGATATGGGTGCTAAATTGCTCAGAGCTAGATCCAAAATTAAAGAATTGGCTGAAAGAAACAACAAACTTAGACTGGAAAATAAAGAATTaactaaaagaaacaaaaaaatggagGAGATGAAAAAGCAATATTGTAAGCAGATTCATAACATGGATGCTGAATTGTTCAGAGCTAGATCCGAAATTAAAGAATTGGCTGAACGAAACAACAAACTTAAGGAGGAGCTCCACATGGCTGATAAAAGTGAACAAtccaataaacaaaatcttgaccAGACAAAAAACATGCTGCAGGATTGGTCTACAACATTAGCGGCAATGAAAGATGAATGTGATCAAGTATGCAAGCAACAAGAGCATGCAGGAGAGGCTCCAAGGCTTTCTAAAAAGAGGAAGTATATTGTTAAGGTTTACCAGATTAATGATTGCGTGAATTGTCCAATTTGCTTTCAGCCATGGGCTCAGTCTGGAGAGCATAATGTCTG TTCCCTTTCTTGTGGCCATTTCTTTGGCAGATCATGTATAACACAATGGATTAAAACAAGTGGAGCTCGCGGTTCCTCTAAG TGTCCATTATGTTCGAATAAGGCCACTCTAAAAGAAATAAGAAGTCATTTTGTATCAGAAACCTATGCTGGAGATGAGGAGATTTAA